Proteins from one Anopheles nili chromosome 2, idAnoNiliSN_F5_01, whole genome shotgun sequence genomic window:
- the LOC128730315 gene encoding bromodomain and WD repeat-containing protein 3, producing the protein MEDRSLVKENIYTPELYFLISKFLANGPLRETAKVLVQELEHLDILPRRLDWTGQEHRQSLEELERKYPHVGPQHLLEICSRFGPLLDKVLPPAVSGVMSVLGAGRQSLLRTKESVTRPRQLLDYYTRQHGRPLSNVVNRNNTHNFVKVLYGRESAGPLTRRQAVPTSFYSKQTLQRRTLGHLSAVYCVLFDRTGKYIITGADDFLVKLWSAIDGRLLATFRGASAEITDIAINLDNTMLAAGSLDRILRVWDLQYGGPIAVLSGHTGMITSVNFCPSPKADLRFLVTTSTDGSVAFWEYITRNGKTTFSSKATSYHEKLRPGQAQMICASFSPGGIFMAAGSADHHVRVYLMSEDGPKRILETESHSDTVDSIQWAHSGLWFISGSKDGTALVWHFESQQWKSVRLNMNDRLPSCPPVNPDDNIKLKVTMVSWDNTDNWVITAVNDHTIKVWNAHTGKLHRVLRGHTNEIYVLESHQKDSGVLLSAGHDGQLFIWDIVEGVSIASFVNRIDEHCDGGIYDAKWSPDGMMIAATDSHGHILMFGYGAGHEKLKQLPPELFFHTDYRPLIRDSALHVMDEQTQTMPHLMPPPFLVDIDGNPYPPALQRLVPGRENCPTDQLIPNISVGGEGAVAAGDVQQPVPVAEGPGGVAGGAGGAYSNIDRMIEALAHRQQAGAGDQNGMLLGDDDQQAPDSNNDRARGAGPHQQGQQLAGNGRPNAGNNAGAAGGRNAPGAVQQRGFGSAGNWHRTEEGFKFHRRQYVRPMSYSGMVNLKQRVYASGIQEHEVYRREMRRRPVMINTANTASGVSDRALGGNRRAARSGGGANRSRRVVNGGAEGGPNGAGGGAGGRPAPAYRTRAVRENESPEPDDDDPAEEQNDSSSSESSNSDYSTAIEEKLDLSGSSSSDSQSSDYSDWVSHEPGRNLEPPKRSKRKHVQRRAYSPPDPDQPGPSNAGASGTSGNAATGGGASRRRSTKVRKIPLTRDGEIPEQFRPPEWLSEVIPRKAPYYPQMGDEVVYFRQGHQRYLEAVRTKSVYNLGNRCEPWATMDIQAHELCKVIGIKYEIRPPRLCCLKLAIITEEGELTGRSFAIKYHDMPDVLDFLVLKQTFDTSVGHSWGPNDRFRCMIEDVWWTGQIESHNQLSADFPDSLFMCFRVRWDNGEYELMSPWDLEPVDETRQPEEVGGAVPVLQEELQATLYQPKPEEWPRGDRDASCRRIIAGLEQVMGLAIADLFLAPVDLNLYPEYAFVVEYPIDLNTIKSRFENHFYRRITSAQFDVRYLATNAEKFNESHSTIVRNARIITDLCLRILSDLNEIDVPAVYHQLVDTYLSSDSETERHRPGPSTSGASGGGAGPSGSGITNNRRTGSRRSRRLVPEGDWRVDCRELLEMIWQCDDSEPFREPVDTIEHPDYLQIIDTPMDLRTIKEDLLGGNYESPYDFCKDMRLIFQNSRNYNTNKRSRIYSMTLRLSTLFEAHIKAVIYNWKSARRRSRGGGGGGNHELDTTGGSNGLASPLKRRRRDRRDGAGPSSRRNAGALNTSSGSGMNTSGSSSRTAASHNDAQTDDDDEDEDDDEEEDEDMDRRAVKNRSGKRTRNGGMLSTSSRRGQGSATVAGSNGVSSSSAGSSNVIDPLSIPGPSSSRSSRAVMASGGRRIARRVRRSQDEDDEEEAASSDETDVSSSENTSSESDSDDDDDDDSTGVPVSHRADYDSGEMYNPYKRRTQRPKQKKRKKVRRKTGRAHAVSSTTKRKKRIGVLDDSPEAAGSSGRRAAASARGVRQDLFGETGQGGSGVSGTGTRSLRNGTSSSVGSSQPTEGSESKPKTSMLGSKRPRRSARNQLGVSSDDDDDDDDDDEDDENHNSDDDAGAPSTGGTVEGRQHRGPPSKRSRNRYESDHSYHKERPKTARIVSDSENETGGEPPRSTRGSVRRARAEWGKSEDSLEDQNNVDDDDDDDDDDADDDDQDQHDGTNSVANGASNLHSRNDDGDHATEDDDAGPSTRTTVASSSSRTMPTRRMRGRKLPSDHEQSPEETSNISKRSSATSRSQRTVHGRGRNSASTSTRNNWYASDSDNEANQADTASGSTLPASTSFHSTRLARRVLVETTTSSSSTVTTANGGSEIVRRAISSTSSTAIVAMTSSGRRLRGADATAAAATQSATGAPTPPPHTVDHNYGEPGPNSSGAAVPGSSSSSSASAIASTAADRSVGSGGVGTVAALRRTRNRSTVLSRHQQNPDELDQGVPAPTGISHGRLEEPDAPEAGTARNGSDEDDNLPLRAARVARRVSSARQLRARPGEGGTPPKRRSTRISSSHEDELLGGGEVATPAVPTADSDSEDSDDDNTPLHMMAGSSSRTRSTRQQPTAAASSGGAGAPTSRKNETTSSSSYGAQMGSHRTRRKERYSSDEEYEVPGPSSGRSTRKQKRPRYNEESDEEDYGARRGGHVRAQRNTPRQRYSRAVAHEDDDDDIDNGDDSENDIERALANIRQRSRRQLAASSSQPSGDTSSTAANNGSTTSSHSIRMVGTHHHSTQQEQPYHHATPPSRHQSAAGSQPLRRGIDESEHRLRQHRNGGGGARSQRANHAPEEAADEGARAAGPSSRFLRGREQHQIAGRSNHRRGGTNKHDAGDEHDDDDDDDDDDDDDDELLGAENGGADAATLTSVSSRGRVRRINPRVRKIFGE; encoded by the exons ATGGAAGACAGAAGCCTAGTGAAGGAGAATATCTATACACCAG AATTATATTTTCTAATATCGAAATTCCTGGCCAACGGACCACTGCGCGAAACGGCAAAG GTTTTGGTGCAGGAGTTGGAACATTTGGAC ATTTTACCCCGTCGTCTCGACTGGACCGGTCAGGAGCATCGACAATCGCTAGAGGAATTG GAGAGAAAATATCCTCATGTCGGTCCTCAACATCTGCTCGAAATATGCAGCCGCTTCGGGCCACTGCTGGACAAGGTACTGCCACCGGCCGTATCCGGTGTCATGTCCGTACTCGGTGCCGGACGTCAAAGCCTGCTCCGCACGAAGGAAAGCGTGACCCGGCCACGCCAACTACTCGACTACTACACCCGCCAGCATGGCCGCCCGCTGAGCAATGTGGTGAACCGCAACAACACGCACAATTTCGTGAAGGTCCTGTATGGGCGCGAAAGTGCGGGTCCTCTAACCCGACGCCAAGCGGTACCAACGTCCTTCTACTCGAAGCAAACCCTACAACGTCGCACCCTTGGCCACCTGTCCGCGGTGTACTGCGTGTTGTTCGATCGCACCGGCAAGTACATCATCACCGGTGCCGATGATTTCCTCGTGAAGCTGTGGTCCGCCATCGATGGCCGGTTGTTGGCGACATTCCGCGGCGCATCAGCCGAGATAACGGACATTGCGATCAACCTCGACAACACGATGCTAGCGGCCGGTTCATTGGACCGTATCCTGCGTGTGTGGGATCTGCAATATGGTGGTCCAATTGCGGTTCTGTCTGGCCACACCGGCATGATAACGTCGGTGAACTTCTGTCCCTCACCCAAGGCGGATCTGCGTTTCCTGGTCACAACCAGCACGGACGGTTCGGTTGCGTTCTGGGAGTATATCACGCGCAACGGCAAGACGACGTTCTCATCGAAGGCCACCTCGTACCATGAGAAGCTACGGCCAGGACAGGCTCAAATGATCTGCGCCTCGTTCTCGCCCGGTGGCATCTTCATGGCGGCCGGTTCGGCGGACCATCACGTGCGAGTTTACCTGATGTCGGAGGACGGTCCGAAGCGCATCCTCGAGACGGAATCACACTCGGACACGGTCGATTCGATCCAGTGGGCTCACAGCGGGTTGTGGTTCATCTCGGGCAGTAAAGACGGTACGGCGCTGGTGTGGCACTTCGAATCGCAACAGTGGAAATCGGTCCGGCTGAACATGAACGACCGGCTGCCAAGCTGCCCGCCCGTCAACCCGGACGACAACATCAAGCTGAAGGTGACGATGGTATCGTGGGACAACACGGACAACTGGGTGATCACGGCGGTGAACGATCACACAATTAAGGTGTGGAATGCGCACACGGGCAAGCTGCATCGGGTGTTGCGTGGCCACACGAACGAGATCTACGTGCTCGAGTCGCACCAGAAGGACTCGGGTGTGCTGCTTTCGGCCGGTCACGATGGTCAACTGTTCATCTGGGACATTGTGGAGGGTGTCTCGATAGCGAGCTTCGTCAATCGCATCGATGAGCACTGCGATGGTGGCATCTACGACGCGAAATGGTCCCCGGATGGTATGATGATTGCGGCCACCGACTCCCACGGCCACATCCTAATGTTCGGCTACGGTGCTGGCCATGAGAAGCTGAAGCAATTGCCACCGGAACTGTTTTTCCACACCGACTATCGGCCGTTGATACGCGACTCGGCGCTACACGTGATGGacgagcaaacgcaaacgatgcCCCACCTAATGCCTCCACCGTTCCTTGTGGACATCGACGGTAATCCTTATCCACCGGCGTTGCAGAGGCTGGTTCCGGGACGCGAGAACTGTCCCACGGATCAGTTGATACCGAACATAAGCGTAGGCGGTGAAGGAGCGGTGGCTGCAGGGGATGTGCAACAGCCCGTCCCGGTAGCGGAGGGACCAGGTGGTGTTGCCGGTGGTGCTGGAGGAGCGTACTCGAACATCGACCGGATGATTGAAGCCTTGGCACATCGGCAACAGGCGGGAGCAGGTGATCAGAATGGGATGCTGCTTGGTGATGACGATCAGCAGGCCCCGGATTCGAATAACGATCGTGCCCGTGGTGCGGGACCACATCAGCAGGGCCAGCAGCTAGCCGGAAATGGTCGACCAAACGCTGGTAATAATGCCGGTGCCGCTGGGGGAAGAAATGCTCCGGGAGCGGTACAACAACGAGGCTTCGGTTCGGCCGGTAACTGGCACCGCACGGAGGAAGGATTTAAGTTCCACCGGCGACAGTACGTTCGTCCGATGAGCTACTCGGGCATGGTTAATCTGAAGCAGCGTGTGTACGCATCCGGTATCCAGGAGCATGAAGTGTATCGGCGTGAGATGCGGCGTCGTCCAGTTATGATTAACACTGCCAACACCGCTTCCGGTGTGTCGGATCGAGCGCTGGGAGGAAATCGGCGTGCGGCTCGCTCCGGTGGCGGTGCCAACCGTTCACGTCGTGTCGTAAATGGTGGAGCCGAAGGAGGACCGAATGGCGCGGGTGGTGGAGCGGGAGGCCGGCCAGCACCCGCGTATCGGACGCGTGCGGTACGAGAGAACGaatcaccggaaccggatgatGACGATCCGGCCGAGGAGCAGAACGATTCGTCGTCATCCGAGTCAAGCAACAGTGACTACTCGACCGCCATTGAGGAAAAGCTGGATCTTTCCGGAAGTAGCTCGAGCGATTCGCAAAGCTCTGACTACTCGGACTGGGTGTCGCACGAACCGGGTCGTAATCTGGAACCTCCAAAGCGTTCGAAGCGGAAACACGTGCAAAGACGCGCCTACTCGCCACCGGATCCGGATCAACCCGGTCCGAGTAATGCTGGTGCGTCGGGCACGAGCGGAAATGCTGCAACAGGTGGTGGAGCTAGTCGGCGGCGTTCGACGAAGGTGCGGAAGATCCCGCTGACGCGCGATGGTGAAATTCCGGAACAGTTCCGCCCGCCCGAGTGGCTGTCGGAAGTGATACCACGCAAGGCGCCTTACTACCCGCAGATGGGCGATGAAGTCGTGTACTTCCGGCAGGGTCACCAGCGCTACCTGGAAGCGGTGCGGACGAAATCCGTGTACAACCTCGGCAATCGGTGCGAACCGTGGGCCACGATGGACATTCAAGCGCACGAGCTGTGCAAAGTGATTGGCATTAAGTACGAGATCCGGCCACCGCGTCTTTGCTGTCTCAAGCTGGCGATCATCACGGAGGAGGGCGAACTGACGGGACGCTCGTTTGCCATCAAGTACCACGACATGCCGGATGTGCTGGACTTTCTGGTCCTGAAGCAAACGTTCGATACCTCGGTCGGGCACAGCTGGGGCCCTAACGACCGGTTCCGCTGTATGATCGAAGACGTGTGGTGGACGGGTCAGATCGAATCTCACAATCAGCTGTCCGCCGACTTTCCCGACTCCCTGTTCATGTGCTTCCGCGTGCGCTGGGACAATGGCGAGTACGAGCTGATGAGCCCGTGGGATCTTGAGCCCGTCGACGAGACCCGCCAGCCGGAGGAAGTGGGTGGTGCGGTCCCGGTGCTGCAGGAAGAACTGCAAGCAACGCTGTaccaaccgaaaccggaagaGTGGCCGCGGGGCGATCGGGACGCGTCCTGTCGTCGCATCATCGCCGGACTCGAACAGGTGATGGGACTTGCGATTGCGGATCTCTTCCTGGCCCCGGTCGATCTCAATCTCTATCCCGAGTATGCGTTCGTGGTGGAGTATCCGATCGATTTGAATACGATAAAGTCGCGAtttgaaaatcacttttaccGGCGCATCACGTCGGCGCAGTTTGACGTGCGCTACTTGGCGACGAACGCGGAAAAGTTCAACGAATCGCACAGTACGATCGTACGGAACGCGCGCATCATCACCGACCTGTGCTTGCGTATTCTGAG TGATCTCAACGAAATCGATGTACCGGCGGTCTATCATCAGCTGGTTGATACGTACCTTTCATCTGATTCGGAAACCGAGAGGCACCGTCCCGGTCCGTCGACGAGCGGTGCCAGCGGTGGAGGTGCGGGCCCATCTGGCAGTGGCATCACCAACAACCGGCGAACTGGCTCTCGGAG ATCACGTAGGTTAGTTCCCGAAGGTGACTGGCGTGTAGACTGTCGGGAGTTGCTGGAGATGATCTGGCAATGTGACGATTCGGAGCCGTTCCGAGAGCCGGTCGATACGATCGAGCATCCGGACTATCTGCAAATCATCGATACGCCTATGGACCTGCGAACCATCAAGGAGGACCTGCTCGGAGGCAACTACGAATCGCCGTACGATTTTTGCAAGGACATGCGCCTCATCTTTCAAAATTCGCGCAACTACAACACGAACAAACGGTCGAGG ATCTACTCGATGACGCTTCGGTTAAGCACGCTCTTCGAGGCGCACATAAAGGCTGTCATTTACAACTGGAAGTCTGCTAGAAGGCGTAGCcggggcggtggtggtggtggcaatcATGAACTGGACACGACCGGCGGAAGCAACGGGTTGGCTTCTCCGTTAAAGCGACGACGACGCGATCGCCGAGATGGAGCTGGTCCAAGCAGCCGTAGGAATGCCGGTGCGCTAAACACCAGCTCTGGAAGTGGCATGAATACCAGTGGAAGTTCTTCGCGGACGGCGGCCAGCCACAATGACGCCCAAacggacgacgatgatgaggatgaagacgatgacgaggaggaAGATGAGGACATGGATCGACGAGCGGTGAAAAATCGCTCCGGCAAACGCACGCGGAACGGTGGCATGCTATCGACGTCGTCCCGTCGCGGCCAAGGATCGGCGACGGTGGCTGGTTCCAATGGCGTTTCGTCGTCATCTGCGGGAAGCTCGAATGTGATAGATCCGCTCTCGATTCCGGGTCCCAGTAGCAGCCGCAGCAGTCGAGCGGTGATGGCCAGTGGTGGGCGTAGGATAGCGCGACGTGTCCGGCGATCtcaggacgaggacgacgaggaagaAGCGGCCAGCAGCGACGAAACGGATGTGAGCAGCAGCGAGAACACGTCGAGCGAATCCGacagtgacgacgacgatgatgatgatagcaCGGGTGTGCCGGTGTCCCATCGTGCTGATTACGATTCGGGTGAGATGTACAATCCTTACAAGCGGCGCACGCAACGGCCCAAgcagaagaagcgaaagaaggTGCGCCGAAAGACAGGAAGGGCGCACGCGGTCAGCTCGAcgacgaaacggaaaaagcgTATCGGGGTGCTGGATGATTCACCGGAGGCTGCCGGAAGTAGTGGCCGACGAGCAGCTGCTTCTGCGCGTGGTGTACGGCAAGATTTGTTCGGGGAAACTGGACAGGGAGGATCTGGTGTTAGTGGAACCGGTACACGATCGCTCCGGAATGGTACCAGCTCGTCGGTCGGATCGTCACAGCCAACGGAAGGGAGCGAAAGCAAGCCAAAGACATCGATGTTGGGAAGCAAACGGCCTCGCCGAAGCGCCCGGAACCAGCTGGGTGTTTCGagtgatgacgacgatgacgatgacgacgatgatgaggatgatgagaACCATAAcagcgatgatgatgctggagCACCGTCGACGGGTGGAACGGTGGAGGGACGCCAACATCGAGGACCACCGTCGAAGCGTAGTCGCAATCGGTACGAATCGGATCACAGCTACCACAAGGAGCGTCCGAAAACGGCGCGTATCGTGTCGGATTCGGAGAATGAAACCGGTGGTGAACCACCGCGATCAACGAGGGGAAGCGTTCGAAGGGCTCGTGCCGAGTGGGGCAAGAGTGAGGACAGTCTTGAGGATCAGAACAAcgtcgacgatgacgacgatgatgatgatgatgatgctgacgacgacgatcagGATCAACATGATGGAACCAATAGTGTGGCAAATGGTGCTTCAAATCTTCACTCAAGAAACGACGACGGTGACCACGCGACggaagatgatgatgcggGACCAAGCACTCGGACGACGGTGGCCTCATCATCCTCGAGAACGATGCCGACGAGGCGCATGCGAGGCCGCAAGCTACCATCCGATCACGAGCAAAGCCCGGAAGAAACGAGCAACATAAGTAAACGTAGTTCCGCGACGTCACGAAGCCAGCGGACCGTTCATGGACGTGGGCGAAACTCGGCGTCTACCAGCACCAGAAACAACTGGTACGCCAGCGATAGTGACAACGAAGCGAACCAGGCCGACACGGCGTCCGGCTCGACATTGCCCGCTTCGACGAGTTTCCATTCGACGCGTTTAGCGCGCCGTGTGCTTGTGGAAACGACCACGAGTTCTAGCTCTACGGTCACAACGGCCAACGGAGGTTCGGAGATCGTGCGACGGGCGatttccagcaccagcagcactgCCATCGTTGCGATGACATCATCCGGTCGACGATTACGTGGTGCAGACGCgaccgctgctgctgcgacaCAATCCGCGACTGGTGCTCCTACCCCACCGCCACACACGGTGGATCACAATTACGGTGAACCCGGGCCAAACTCGTCGGGGGCCGCCGTCCCAGGTTCATCCAGCAGTAGTTCAGCAAGTGCCATAGCGTCCACCGCCGCCGATCGGAGCGTCGGTAGCGGTGGCGTTGGGACTGTGGCGGCGTTACGAAGAACCCGCAACCGCAGTACGGTTCTCTCGCGGCACCAGCAAAATCCGGACGAGCTCGATCAGGGAGTGCCGGCACCAACGGGTATCTCACACGGTCGGCTAGAGGAACCGGACGCACCAGAAGCTGGCACGGCCAGAAACGGAAGCGATGAGGACGACAACTTACCTTTACGCGCCGCACGAGTCGCTCGCAGAGTGTCATCTGCCCGGCAGCTTCGTGCTCGTCCCGGTGAAGGTGGaacgccaccgaaacgaaGATCAACCCGCATCTCTTCCTCAcacgaggacgagctgttgggTGGAGGAGAAGTGGCAACACCGGCGGTGCCAACCGCGGACAGCGATAGTGAGGATTCTGACGATGACAACACACCGTTGCACATGATGGCGGGATCTTCGTCGCGGACGCGTAGCACACGCCAGCAACCAACGGCAGCGGCTTCCTCCGGCGGGGCAGGTGCTCCAACGTctcggaaaaacgaaaccacctCTTCGTCCTCGTACGGGGCCCAAATGGGGTCACATCGAACCCGTCGGAAAGAGCGGTATTCATCCGACGAAGAGTACGAG GTTCCCGGTCCCTCCAGTGGACGGTCAACGCGCAAACAAAAGCGCCCTCGGTACAACGAAGAATCGGACGAGGAAGACTACGGTGCACGACGCGGTGGCCACGTCCGTGCACAACGTAATACACCGCGCCAGCGCTACTCACGGGCGGTCGCgcacgaggacgacgacgacgatatCGACAACGGCGACGATAGTGAGAATGACATTGAGCGTGCGCTAGCAAACATCCGGCAGCGGTCCCGCCGACAGCTGGCGGCCTCCTCGTCGCAACCAAGTGGCGATACGTCGAGCACAGCGGCCAACAACGGTAGTACCACTAGTAGTCATAGTATTAGGATGGTGGGCACCCATCATCACAGCACACAGCAGGAACAACCGTATCATCATGCTACTCCTCCTTCTCGCCATCAGTCAGCGGCCGGCAGCCAACCGCTGCGACGCGGCATCGACGAATCTGAGCACAGGCTGCGGCAGCATcgaaacggtggtggtggtgcccgATCGCAACGCGCTAACCATGCGCCGGAAGAAGCGGCGGATGAAGGCGCTCGAGCGGCAGGTCCATCGTCGAGGTTCCTGCGTGGCCGGGAACAGCATCAAATCGCGGGCAGAAGTAACCATCGTCGGGGTGGTACCAACAAAcacgatgctggcgatgaacacgacgatgatgatgatgacgatgatgatgacgacgatgatgatgagctgCTCGGTGCGGAGAATGGCGGAGCGGATGCGGCCACGCTGACTAGCGTTAGCAGTCGCGGTCGCGTGAGGCGTATCAATCCGCGGGTGCGGAAAATATTCGGCGAATAG